ACTTACCTCGCTTATTAGGATGGGAAGAAGATAGACCACCTATAGCATAAGACATCTCAGCATCCTTTGCCTCCATGAGCTGATCTTTCAGTTTTTCCAGctgttaaaaatcaaatatgaaaaGTATTAATCTTTAATAacagcaatgtttttttttctattgaagaagaagaaagatagacaaagaaagggagaaggaaagatggaaaaaaggaaggaggacaaaggaacataaaaggaaataaaagtaacaaatgaaaataaacaaaaagaattaaatagaaaaataaaatgaaacttgcATTTAGAAACTGGCTGGGAAAGGTCCATGACTTAACAGGTGATCAGGAACAAACAGGCTTATGGTGAAGGAAGTCAAATCTGAGTGTTCATTAATGGGGAGCCTGTAAACACAACCTGTGTAGCTGGTCTTGATATTAAGTCACCTATAATAACCAGTCCTTTTCAAGGAGTTCCGAAGAGTTATGTGAATGTTTGGATTTCCTGAAATATTTGTCCCTTCTAGCAGTAAGTGAGAAGTATTTTGATGCCCTAGGGTTCCCACCCAGAGTGTAAGCCATGTTAATTTTTTGCAAGCTCGCTGATTGCCTAAACCCTAAAGACCTAACTCTATCAAAATAGAACTCAGCCTGAGCTACTGCATGCGTCTGTGTCCTAGATACTAAGAATTGATGGGGCATAATTCTCTCTCACAAACAGCCATACAGTTTGTATAATAGTGGATTTGCATGCAGTTGTGTTTGAGAGAGTTAAGAAATCATCTAATCCAatgattttccaattttcttcatAGCAAGGAGTCAGGAGATAAGGTTGCTAAGGGGCTTTCTGTACCGAAGCCAAATGCAGGTCAAGAAAGCAGCACTTCGGGCCCCTCCCTCACCAAACTAGCTGTTTCAAACAGAGcagttccactttttttttttttccggtacgcgggcctctcactgttgtggcctctcctgttgcggagcacaggctccggacgcgcagactcagcagccctggctcacgggcccagctgctctgcggcatgtgagatcttcccggaccggggcacgaacccgtgtcccctgcatcggcaggcggactctcaaccactgcgccaccagggaagccctccacttttGTATATTTCATTTACTGAGACCACATACaattttgtttggaaaaaaaaatttccactttaaaaaataataataacttttgaAAACCACCAATCTAGTTATAgcctcctattttacagatgaggagatttAGGTCCAGagaattttaattcttccatGGTCTCATATGTAATTGGATAGCTAGGTCTAGAATCCAGATTTCTAGACATTTTATCCCATGATCACTTCAGTTATGGCTCTGttctgttctctttattttttagtagAATTTGATTACTTTTTCCCTAGCGAATTACTTCACTCTTCCTCTAGCAGGAATAAAGGTTTTATAATAGAGTATTAATAATTGTAACAACTATTATGTCAAAAGAAAGTGTCTTTTGgttattattaaaattgaaattttaagtaTTTCACATTCTCACCTGGTTAAGTTCTTCCAATTTGTTAGCCAGCTCTATATCTGCAAGACACATTTATCATATGAAAAATGTACATTGCAagtaatatttaattcatttcagaTCATACATTCAAGGAAGACAAAGGTCTTTTTTGTATGATTTGAGATCACCTACCTGTCCCTAATATAAAGGTCCAAGCATTTTTTCAATGCCTGTAATATTGAAATATAATCAGTAATGTAATGAGCAAATACCTAATTTCTATCAAGCacagagtttttttaaataaaccataGTTCTAACAAGGACTAGTATTTAGAAATAAGCTAGTTTACTGACATGGGGAAATTCTCATGAAATgatattaagttaaaaaagcaGGACACAAATCTTATCTATATAATTCAATCAAGAAGGAAATTTCCAGAAATGTTAATATCAACTCCCTCTGGGTTTTACACTTTGAGTAtagctttttttttataattgtgttcattttcttcaatgaaaatatcttattaattttaaaatcctgtatttttaaagtatttattaaggTATTGTTTTAACTGGTACACTGTCCCATGAATAGACAATTTTTTTATAAGAACAGATGTTTTCTGAGAGGATACCACATTATCATATTGTCACACTATCTCTCAGGTTAGACTTGCTAAGTTTCTGACAATATTTGTCATTTCTTGGAGACCAGTCTGATGCATAATTGTAAATCATATTCTcctgttcaaagaaaaaataatctcagTTGGTGTAGCCTAAATTACCCAATGGTTTCTACTCCAACCATTTCCCAAATTGAAAGAATTTGATTGCAGAAAAAGTGCTAACTTAACTGCCACAAAACCACAGTTAACTTGTGAAATTTCTAGTGGAAACCTGTTTTGAAACGTTTAGTAGCATTTAGTAAATGAAGTAAATGAAGCatttagtaaaaataatattaactgtACCAGTGGGAATTGCTTAGGTGAGAGGAAAATACGACTAAAGATAACTATTGAGTAACTAGATAGTTACTGATCTCATTAGGACTCTCAAACTGAACAAAATacgattttaatattttttaataacgcCATTGCTTTTAGCGTGAATATGAGATAAGAAAGACATTTAAGCCTTCAATGCAGCATTAAaattagtaattattattttatttaatataaattaacatGTAGAAAGAACAGGTCAGAAGATGGAACAAATAAAGTTTGACTTTATTCTTAACTCACCAATGTTGGAAGGTCTTTGGAGATCAAAATTTTTATTCAGTAGAGCCAGCAATAGTTCTTCGCGATCTGTATCTCCTTTATCTAGAAACAATTCATTTCCTGTAATAATTACCTCAATGTAGTGAAACCTCCATTTTCAGTCTGTGTCACTGAACATGTTTCTGATTAAATACGTTTTACAGGTAACTATAATCACTATCAATCACTATCAATGTGTATACTCACCAATAAAATGTGTATAGAGAGAGGTGTGTAATCCAAAAAGATGGGCTGTTTTAACGATCGTTGAATGTATGTGAACACTCAAAGAGAgattgtgagagagagagggaggcagagctAGAGAATATACCTGGAAGGTTACAGACTAAATTTTACCTGTAATTATTTCTGGGTTAGTAGAATTGCAGGtaaattttgctttctgttttttcatctgtgtttttttttaattttctactaTTGTGTTTAACAtaagaaatatgaattaaaagttgtttttaaaagaaaaaataacatttgattttgagattttatttgaTACACATTAAAATATGAGCCTTTTTGTGTTCTGGGAATTGCCTTTGAATCATCCAAGGCAACCCTGTGGAAGAGGTAAGACAGTGCCTACTTTTTCCATATTGATATCTTTCCATCTTTGCCCATTTACCTCCCAGCCTACTCATTGGTCAGATGCCCAGCTATCTCAGCactctaaaaacagaaaaatcacccAAATTTTCATAAATACTTTAATTCTGGAGTAGAAGTCAGGACAATAGACTTTATTCAagctataaaaaatgaagaatcaaCAAGATTTTAatgcaaacaaaataataattagtgTGTTATAAACAAAATGAACTTTGTGAGGTGGCCTAAAAAATCAAACCTTTATGGTACAATTTCTATAGGATCATTCTTCCTCTATCTCCTCATAATAATTGATATTGTGTGGACAAAAGGTAGGTTAGTGAGTTTAAAATTTAGGAGTGGGAATATTGTGGTTTCAGTTAGAGAAATGGCTCATAATTTAGCTAAattcttcctttaaattttttctctttccctgtgtCTACAAAATGTCAACTAATGAACTCAAGAAACTAAGTGGCTAATTAAAGGAATGAAAGCTttgctgagaaagaaaataaatgagttgGGGTAGGTGGCAGCGTCAAAATTTTCTGCATTGACCA
This Phocoena sinus isolate mPhoSin1 chromosome 4, mPhoSin1.pri, whole genome shotgun sequence DNA region includes the following protein-coding sequences:
- the UTS2B gene encoding urotensin-2B produces the protein MNKILSTTLCFGLLTLSVMFFLESVHGLPYFIQGNELFLDKGDTDREELLLALLNKNFDLQRPSNIDIELANKLEELNQLEKLKDQLMEAKDAEMSYAIGGLSSSHPNKRACFWKYCV